In the genome of Thunnus maccoyii chromosome 15, fThuMac1.1, whole genome shotgun sequence, one region contains:
- the tuft1b gene encoding tuftelin 1b encodes MGSFWKRIRQVTEDKMPWLSSSHTKCLPDGGVISFSEMSGGVTRTLKNGEEENNRSNERCRWLRLTRQDQDQSGTSERHSSKESSIAVVLPQKPEKQEETPELITPTDEKVEVIKVYLENRPEPEESVRMLTDEMSQIQEVRYCLKSLREQMAARQSSNNNKYPVNGYRVNRSSSRPDVTNGNTVFIESDVHVGDNQEESVRLREATKRLYAQLKEMEKRHQEEQERLQVESNEYHVRLAEQSERLKKAEKQSEERGQKVEELQRLLGSMEIESSILKDKMASGEAELLQLKAGRQEEGKEQRCAELEKDLAIQKEKIHHLDDMLKSQQRKVRHMIEQLQNSRTVIQERDRVIRDLEEKVAFLEAENREMHDHMEYFLGGQDSLDLTPSENKQEVVYSKPLTPTTPTNKALPFIKVIEIKS; translated from the exons ATGGGATCATTCTGGAAGAGGATCAGGCAGGTTACTGAGGACAAAATGCCGTGGCTCAGCAGCTCTCACACCAAATGTCTGCCGGATGGAGGAGTCATCAGCTTCTCTGAG ATGAGTGGTGGCGTGACGCGGACGCTGAAaaatggagaggaggaaaacaacagAAGTAAC GAGAGATGCAGGTGGCTTAGACTCACTCGACAAGATCAGGATCAGTCGGGAACCTCGGAGCGACACAGCAGCAAG GAGAGCAGCATAGCAGTAGTGCTGCCACAGAAACCAGAAAAGCAGGAAGAAACACCTGAACTCATCACTCCCACAGACGAAAAAGTTGAAGTCATCAAG GTTTACCTTGAAAACCGTCCAGAGCCAGAGGAGAGTGTAAGAATGCTAACAGACGAGATGTCGCAGATCCAGGAG GTGAGGTACTGTCTGAAGTCTCTGAGAGAGCAGATGGCCGCCAGACAGAGCAGCAATAACAACAAG taTCCAGTCAACGGCTACAGAGTCAATCGGTCCAGCAGCCGACCAGATGTCACCAATGGCAACACTGTTTTCATTGAGTCAGACGTTCAT GTCGGGGATAATCAGGAGGAGAGTGTGAGGCTCAGGGAGGCGACCAAGCGTCTCTATGCGCAGCTGAAGGAGATGGAGAAGAGGCatcaggaggagcaggagagacTACAG GTGGAATCCAACGAGTACCATGTCCGTCTTGCTGAGCAGTCAGAGCGGCTGAAGAAGGCAGAGAAGCAGTCCGAGGAGAGAGGTCAGAaggtggaggagctgcagcGCCTGCTGGGAAGCATGGAGATCGAGAGCAGCATCCTCAAAGACAAGATGGCGTCAGGGGAGGCAGAGCTCCTGCAACTtaaagcaggcaggcaggaagaGGGGAAGGAGCAGAG gtgtgcAGAGCTGGAGAAGGATTTGGCCATCCAAAAGGAAAAGATTCATCACCTTGACGACATGTTAAAGAGTCAGCAGAGAAAAGTCCGCCACATGATCGAGCAG CTGCAGAACTCCCGGACAGTCATCCAAGAGAGAGATCGAGTCATCAGGGATCTGGAGGAGAAGGTGGCTTTCCTGGAAGCTGAG aacagagaaatgcatGACCACATGGAGTACTTCCTGGGTGGCCAGGACTCTCTGGACCTGACACCCAGCGAGAACAAGCAAGAGGTCGTCTATAG TAAACCACTCACACCTACGACACCGACCAACAAGGCCCTCCCGTTCATCAAAGTCATCGAGATCAAGTCCTGA
- the LOC121912811 gene encoding protein C1orf43 homolog, translating into MAESSPLSGVNVVLVMAYGSLVFVLLFIFVKRQIMRFAMRSRRGPHAPIGHNAPKGLREEIDFRLSKVQEIRFEPRLLSEEDDRLKQGSQISCYNYLYRMKALDAIRDSGIPLLEISRSPSAFTGRNFRNWLLELRNSHSLIKSSRSALIDRLLEGYDSARHGTGVFGEAEFLEYQQALDELADVVKAYSSTTSLDQHHQSAAKDLTGSPVRSTPSTIQVTYLPSTGQRSKRPKHFLELKSFKDNYNTLESTL; encoded by the exons ATGGCAGAATCATCGCCGTTATCAGGGGTTAATGTTGTCCTGGTCATGGCCTATGGCAGCTTG GTGTTTGTGCTGTTGTTCATCTTCGTCAAGAGGCAAATCATGCGCTTTGCAATGAGATCCCGCCGTGGACCACATGCACCTATCGGCCACAATGCACCTAAG ggTTTGAGGGAGGAGATCGACTTCAGACTGTCCAAGGTGCAAGAGATCCGCTTTGAACCTCGTCTCCTGTCAGAAGAAGACGACAGGTTGAAGCAAGGATCACAAATCA GTTGCTATAATTACTTGTACAGAATGAAAGCTCTGGATGCCATCCGTGACTCAG GAATTCCTCTGCTGGAGATAAGCCGCAGTCCCAGTGCTTTTACTGGACGCAACTTCAGGAACTGGCTGCTGGAGCTGCGCAACTCTCACTCTCTGATCAAGAGCAGCCGCAGCGCGCTCATTGACCGCTTGCTGGAGGGCTACGACAGCGCTCGCCACGGGACTGGG GTGTTTGGGGAAGCTGAGTTTCTTGAATACCAGCAGGCTCTCGATGAACTAGCTGATGT GGTGAAGGCCTATTCCAGCACCACCAGCCTGGACCAGCATCACCAGTCAGCAGCCAAGGACCTGACAGGCTCTCCTGTCCGCAGCACTCCCTCCACCATCCAGGTCACCTACCTGCCCTCCACCGGCCAGCGCAGCAAAAGGCCCAAACACTTTCTGGAGCTTAAAAGTTTCAAAGACAACTACAACACACTGGAGAGCACCCTGTGA